In the Bactrocera tryoni isolate S06 unplaced genomic scaffold, CSIRO_BtryS06_freeze2 scaffold_11, whole genome shotgun sequence genome, one interval contains:
- the LOC120779487 gene encoding ATP synthase subunit beta, mitochondrial — MFALRTAIKSDRSLFPLLCNLKRGAAAKTAAKTAAASNGKIVAVIGAVVDVQFDDDLPPILNALEVENRAPRLVLEVAQHLGENTVRTIAMDGTEGLVRGQKVLDTGYPIRIPVGAETLGRIINVIGEPIDERGPIPTNKTAPIHAEAPEFVDMSVEQEILVTGIKVVDLLAPYAKGGKIGLFGGAGVGKTVLIMELINNVAKAHGGYSVFAGVGERTREGNDLYNEMIESGVISLKDKTSKVALVYGQMNEPPGARARVALTGLTVAEYFRDQEGQDVLLFIDNIFRFTQAGSEVSALLGRIPSAVGYQPTLATDMGSMQERITTTKKGSITSVQAIYVPADDLTDPAPATTFAHLDATTVLSRAIAELGIYPAVDPLDSTSRIMDPNIIGQEHYNVARGVQKILQDYKSLQDIIAILGMDELSEEDKLTVARARKIQRFLSQPFQVAEVFTGHAGKLVPLEETIKGFNQILSGEYDHLPEVAFYMVGPIEEVVQKAERLAKEAA, encoded by the exons ATGTTCGCGCTAAGGACCGCTATAAAGTCGGACAGGAGTCTTTTTCCATTGTTATGTAACTTAA AACGTGGTGCGGCAGCCAAAACCGCTGCAAAAACTGCCGCTGCTTCCAATGGAAAG ATTGTTGCTGTAATTGGTGCAGTAGTTGATGTTCAGTTTGACGATGACTTGCCTCCAATCTTAAATGCTTTGGAGGTGGAAAATCGTGCTCCACGCCTTGTTTTAGAAGTCGCTCAACATTTGGGAGAAAACACAGTCCGCACGATTGCTATGGATGGTACGGAAGGTCTGGTACGAGGGCAAAAGGTCCTAGATACTGGTTACCCAATTCGTATCCCGGTAGGTGCTGAAACTTTAGGCCGTATCATCAATGTTATTG GTGAACCAATTGATGAACGTGGTCCCATCCCAACCAATAAGACCGCCCCTATTCACGCTGAAGCTCCAGAATTTGTGGACATGTCGGTTGAACAAGAAATTCTGGTAACTGGAATTAAAGTGGTCGATTTGTTAGCCCCTTATGCCAAAGGTGGTAAGATTGGATTGTTCGGTGGCGCCGGTGTCGGTAAAACCGTATTGATTATGGAACTTATCAATAATGTGGCAAAGGCTCATGGTGGTTATTCTGTGTTTGCCGGAGTAGGCGAACGCACTCGCGAAGGAAATGATTTGTATAATGAAATGATTGAGTCTGGTGTAATTTCGTTGAAGGATAAGACATCGAAGGTCGCTTTGGTGTACGGCCAAATGAACGAACCCCCAGGTGCTCGTGCCCGCGTTGCATTAACTGGATTGACTGTTGCCGAGTACTTCCGTGATCAAGAAGGACAAGATGTGCTACTTTTTATTGACAACATTTTCCGCTTCACCCAAGCTGGTTCAGAAGTGTCTGCCTTGTTGGGTCGTATTCCATCTGCTGTGGGTTACCAACCTACACTAGCCACTGATATGGGTTCTATGCAGGAACGTATTACAACTACGAAGAAAGGTTCCATCACCTCAGTGCAGGCCATTTATGTGCCAGCTGATGATTTGACTGATCCTGCTCCAGCAACAACATTTGCTCATTTGGATGCTACAACTGTATTATCGCGTGCCATTGCAGAATTGGGCATTTATCCCGCTGTGGATCCCTTGGATTCCACATCCCGTATCATGGATCCCAACATCATTGGTCAAGAGCATTATAACGTAGCTCGTGGTGTCCAGAAAATTTTGCAGGATTACAAATCCCTGCAGGATATTATTGCTATTTTGGGAATGGACGAGTTGTCTGAAGAAGATAAACTTACAGTTGCTCGCGCACGCAAGATTCAACGTTTCCTGTCTCAACCATTCCAGGTCGCTGAAGTGTTCACTGGTCACGCTGGAAAACTAGTCCCATTGGAGGAAACTATCAAGGGATTCAATCAAATTTTGTCAGGAGAATACGATCATCTTCCTGAAGTCGCTTTTTATATGGTTGGCCCAATCGAAGAGGTGGTTCAAAAAGCGGAACGCCTAGCTAAAGAAGCTGCTTAg